The Couchioplanes caeruleus nucleotide sequence CCTCGTGGCGGGCCCGCGCATGGCTCGGGTTCCCCGGGCTGGTGGAGGGCGGCCTCGCGGACCTGGTCGTCTACGCCGAGGACCCGCGCACCGACCTGCGCGTGGTCCGCGAGCCGCGCCGGATCGTCCTGAAGGGCCGCGTCGTCCGCTAGCCCGGCAGCTCCCACAGCCGCAGGCTCGTCGGGGTCGCACAGGCGAGCCGGTCGGCCGTACGCGCGCACGTTCCCGGATCCACCGGTACGGATCCCAGGGCCCGTACCCGGCCGTCGGCGGCCGTCACCGTGCTCAGCACACCGCTGGCCGGGAGGGTGACCAGCATGTCGTCGGTGAGCCAACCGGCCGGCGCCATGTCGCGCCACACCCGGTTGCCCTGCGCGTCGTGGAGCGCGTACCCGCCCTCGCCGCCGCCGACGAGGATCCGGCCGTCGCGCGCCTCGATCGTCTGCGCGGCGTGGGGTGCGGCCATCCGCCAGGCCTTGAGCCCGTCCGGGAGGTGCAGGGCGGTGAGGGCGGTGTTCGTGCCGTCCGGCAGGAACGGTTCGCCGCCGGCGTCGGAGCCGTCGAGCAGGCACAGCCGCAGCGTGCCGCACATCGCCAGGCCGGTCACCTGCCGCTGCTGCGGCCCCGTGAAGATCGTCCGGGACGGCAGGTCGCTGGTCACGTCGATGGCCCGGACACCGTACGAGCTCCCGGAGTTGTCCGCGCTGTAGAGCATGCGGCCGTCGGCGACCAGGTGGGCTTCCGGGCGCGGCGCGGCGGGCAGCGTCCGGATCACCTCGCCGGTACCCAGGTCCCGGACCAGCAGGGACCGCCCCTGGGTCAGCTGAACCAGGACCTCGCCGGGCGTGGACATGACGATCGTGCGCACGACGGGGTCGGCCGCCGGGGACGCCGTCCAGCGGTCCGAGCCGGTCACC carries:
- a CDS encoding PQQ-binding-like beta-propeller repeat protein encodes the protein MPADLDQMFAALGRDADAVPLAAPEAARRRGLERSRTRALGAAVAVVAALGAGAGVSALRDAGPAPVAVSRGGPLAEVGSPLAYASPARITLTAVDAARAYAGWEDRSGGIHVAGADLHTGAPAWPERSLGRFAGLGALVAVPQAVVVTVENGGDLTGKRSAYVLDPLSGRERWHVSFTAADDVLYTGQGLVTVSARTGLTRAFDWVTGSDRWTASPAADPVVRTIVMSTPGEVLVQLTQGRSLLVRDLGTGEVIRTLPAAPRPEAHLVADGRMLYSADNSGSSYGVRAIDVTSDLPSRTIFTGPQQRQVTGLAMCGTLRLCLLDGSDAGGEPFLPDGTNTALTALHLPDGLKAWRMAAPHAAQTIEARDGRILVGGGEGGYALHDAQGNRVWRDMAPAGWLTDDMLVTLPASGVLSTVTAADGRVRALGSVPVDPGTCARTADRLACATPTSLRLWELPG